From the Bombus pascuorum chromosome 7, iyBomPasc1.1, whole genome shotgun sequence genome, one window contains:
- the LOC132909155 gene encoding transcription initiation factor TFIID subunit 3 isoform X2 yields MSIEYSRSVLKMVVAQICQTIGWHSINSTPLEFMVDLMQEYILQISRLTHQYAEILGRTEANLDDLGLAFQHMNIDIQELTEYIKNVDSVPCPVTVPKFPIQRENHLNFLKPGSREVVTRPVHVHEHLPAMFPDTEDEYIAEKAENLLNGTSDLTLNNGTSSNSSINVSPHRMSPQVVFKRPGDPVSFESPITKRIKVLEEGRPLREIHSVMMTTSGFLSPAREGKLPEARTPHQTCSDSSQPSSYPMVPPELKYDKKPKKIIKKGLEDCKLDKENKKKNRAKELFKPDKIDDNKIKKLAGMKELAKLKPLKSVGGKLQSTMPSSSNRPSTPKLVSPKTAISPKLQKSIQPKTKPEKLVDVTGRSPPSNEKKEDTIDKLPSEPDKQKLNIFKKISKPREDKEKDISEQHKYKELDSRESSPGLVIDENIDKQALRNDTDVKREEKKTPHTPDVHLQPDGGELIGLQSPGSDVYMFDDMSPPGTPSTPRTPELNMPTTPTDHKRKRKEKINKKKELKSRSPKHCVSPKKTKIINDAPEQDILDRPKTPQAPEPQISKEPSFPPTLPFPFFSTFPSAPGLIPHPMFPRFPLPIGRGSSGAHPAMSNLPLPPRFLNLPPKSEDFSTLQKTKSLDREKLPSTPSSTEATLPMTKHEKTEREKGDKPKAVKQDKEIPPPVPTSTVAPPLSSALAAPNMYPKPVPIVPLLSSKSPKIEKQDKNDKKSKEHKKEKKDKLKKKKDKKEKHKEKGEKIKEKRDKMDKKEKLDKIKEKKEKKDKRKEKEKEDKSSEAVPKITLKLGTASPRPPTPDAAPMKKITIKTLLKKPEDETKREPSPELAKISALVTRPPKQKSASKKTEEGTLDGSPALPTDTFSANLTSVPLATVPRAKKSLFKALPQRETPPSQFDPAPKLPPPLTQQQPPPYYFRRKQMQLLKRMMLRKTKKMAGLRCPQHQPLLWIKVVIKFGSVLHVVTKMMDHLWLVVMIVMHGIIGCVLVCKYHQLTTRIGTVAPV; encoded by the exons ATGTCAATAGAATATAGTAGGAGTGTCTTAAAAATGGTGGTTGCTCAAATTTGTCAAACGATTGGATGGCATTCGATCAATTCTACACCATTAGAATTTATGGTTGATCTTatgcaagaatatattttacaaatttcaagaCTTACTCATCAATATGCAGAAATCT TGGGAAGAACAGAAGCAAATCTTGATGATTTGGGTTTAGCATTTCAGCATATGAATATCGATATACAAGAGTTaacagaatatataaaaaatgtagattCTGTCCCATGTCCAGTAACAGTAccaaaatttccaattcaaCGTGAAAatcatttgaattttttgaaacCTGGAAGCCGGGAAGTTGTAACAAGGCCCGTACATGTACATGAACATTTACCAGCCATGTTTCCTGATACTGAAG ACGAATATATAGCagaaaaagcagaaaatttattaaatggaACATCTGACTTAACATTGAATAATGGGACATCAAGTAACAGTTCTATAAATGTATCTCCTCATAGGATGTCACCACAAGTAGTATTTAAGCGACCAGGAGATCCTGTCTCATTTGAAAGCCCTATAACAAAGCGTATAAAAGTACTGGAAGAAGGTAGACCATTACGTGAAATACATAGCGTCATGATGACTACTTCAGGTTTTTTATCACCTGCTCGAGAAGGAAAACTACCTGAAGCAAGAACCCCACATCAAACTTGTTCAGACTCGTCACAGCCTAGTTCTTACCCTATGGTACCTCCTGAATTAAAGTATGATAAAAAACCGAAAAAGATTATAAAGAAAGGATTAGAAGATTGTAAActtgataaagaaaataagaaaaagaatcgcgctaaggaattatttaaacCAGATAAGATagacgataataaaattaaaaagttggCTGGTATGAAAGAATTAGCTAAATTAAAACCTTTAAAGTCAGTAGGTGGGAAATTACAAAGTACTATGCCAAGTTCATCAAACAGACCATCTACTCCTAAATTAGTATCACCTAAAACAGCTATTAGtccaaaattacaaaaaagtaTACAACCAAAGACAAAACCAGAAAAATTAGTCGACGTTACTGGTAGATCCCCACCatctaatgaaaaaaaagaggacACTATTGATAAACTTCCATCAGAGCCAGATAAGcaaaaattgaacatttttaaaaagatttcaaaaCCACGAgaggataaagaaaaagacatATCAGAACAACATAAATACAAAGAACTTGATTCAAGAGAAAGTTCACCTGGTTTAGTTATTGatgaaaatatagataaacaagcattgcgtaatgataCTGATgtgaaacgagaagaaaaaaagactcCACATACGCCAGACGTCCACCTTCAACCAGATGGAGGAGAACTAATTGGTTTACAAAGTCCAGGATCAGACGTTTACATGTTTGATGATATGTCACCACCAGGAACTCCCAGTACACCAAGAACTCCGGAATTGAACATGCCCACAACACCTACAGATCataaaaggaagagaaaagaaaagattaataaaaaaaaggaattgaaATCAAGAAGCCCAAAGCATTGCGTTAGTCCAAAAAAG ACAAAGATTATCAACGATGCGCCAGAACAGGATATACTAGATCGACCGAAAACACCACAGGCACCTGAACCTCAGATTTCCAAAGAACCAAGTTTTCCACCGACCCttccatttccttttttctcaaCATTTCCTTCAGCGCCTGGTTTAATACCTCATCCAATGTTTCCTAGATTTCCATTACCTATAGGAAGAGGTAGTAGTGGCGCTCATCCGGCAATGTCAAATTTACCATTACCACCtcgctttttaaatttaccacCAAAATCTGAAGATTTCTCCACTTTACAAAAAACCAAATCTCTCGATCGGGAAAAGCTTCCTTCAACACCTTCCTCTACTGAAGCAACGCTTCCAATGACAAAACACGAAAAaacggaaagagaaaaaggagataAACCAAAGGCGGTTAAACAGGACAAAGAGATACCTCCACCAGTTCCTACGAGTACCGTTGCACCGCCTTTATCATCTGCACTTGCAGCACCAAATATGTACCCTAAACCAGTACCTATTGTGCCGTTATTATCTTCAAAAAGTCCCAAAATTGAGAAACAGGATAAAAATGATaag aaatcaAAGGAacataagaaagaaaaaaaagataaattaaaaaagaagaaagataagaaagaaaagcaCAAAGAGAAAGgggagaaaataaaagaaaaaagggataaaatggataaaaaggaaaagctggataaaatcaaagaaaagaaagaaaaaaaagataagcgaaaagagaaagag aaagaagataaaagttCAGAAGCTGTACCAAAAATAACACTAAAATTAGGTACAGCTTCTCCAAGACCCCCAACTCCTGATGCTGCTCCAATGAAGAAAAT AACTATAAAGACATTGCTGAAGAAGCCTGAGGATGAGACGAAACGAGAACCAAGTCCCGAGTTGGCGAAAATATCAGCATTAGTAACGCGACCGCCAAAGCAAAAGTCGGCAAGTAAGAAAACAGAGGAGGGAACGTTAGATGGAAGCCCTGCTCTTCCTACAGATACTTTCTCTGCCAATCTTACTAGTGTGCCACTTGCAACAGTTCCTCGAGCAAAGAAATCTCTCTTCAAAGCCTTACCTCAAAGAGAGACTCCTCCATCTCAATTTGATCCTGCTCCTAAGCTCCCACCTCCTCTGACGCAACAACAACCACCaccatattatttt AGACGAAAGCAGATGCAGCTCTTAAAAAGGATGATGCTAAggaagacaaagaaaatggCAGGATTGCGCTGCCCCCAACACCAACCACTACTGTG GATCAAGGTGGTCATAAAGTTTGGTTCTGTCCTGCATGTGGTAACCAAGATGATGGATCACCTATGGTTGGTTGTGATGATTGTGATGCATGGTATCATTG GGTGTGTGTTGGTATGCAAGTACCACCAGCTGACAACGAGGATTGGTACTGTCGCACCTGTATAG